DNA sequence from the Agrobacterium tumefaciens genome:
AAATGAGCACATGCGCGCCGTTTTCCTCGAAAGATTGTTCGAGAGCAAAGGGCAGGGCTCTGGCAAATCCGTGGAAGACGAGGGCCTCGTGGGCAAGAACCGGCTTGATGTGGTGCATCTCCCCGCCGAAGTCATATTGGCCGTTGGGAATGCGGTTGGTGAAGGGCGCAAGAATCCCGTTTCTCACGCCGTTCTGTGAGTGTAGCTCCGCCGGCGTCAAGTAGCCGTCGACAAGGTTTTCGCCTTCGCAGCCATCCGCAAGCCGCGGTCGCCAGCTCAAAAGCGTAGCGCCCTCATAAGCGATCTCGGCGCTGAAGCTCTCGCCGGAAACCGTAACAGCGGCAATCCCCGTGCCTGTCGCGGAGGTGGTCATCGGGAAATTGTCCTTTGATGCATATGTTTGCGATCATCGGGACGACTGCCCCGATTCGCAGATCATCTTCGCTGTGCCAATATTTCGCAATGGCTGGAAGAGGTCGCAGCAAGCGCGACTTCCGTTATTTCGAGGCTTGGCCGCCCCTGTGATGGAACTCAGTCCGGAAAGGTCCGTTTCGCGCCGCTGAAAAATTCCATCAGGGCGGCCTGATCCTCGCCGCCCAGTCCCGCTGCCGTCAGCATTCGGTGCACCTCGGCGCAGACCGCCGTCAGCGGCATGGCCGTGTTGGTGCGCCGCGCAAGATCCTGCGCGCCGTTCAGGTCTTTCACCATATTGTCGATACGACCGGTACGACGGTAGTCCTTGGCCACATAACGCGGCATATATTCCTGCAGGATGGCACTGTCCGCCCGGCCGCCCTTCAGCGCCTGCGGTATCTTGGCGGCATCGACGCCGGCATCGAGCGCAAGCTGCGTTGCTTCCGCCACCGCCAGGAAGTTCAGGCCGCAGAGAACCTGATTGATGAGCTTGGTTGTCTGGCCTGCGCCGCAGGGTCCCATATGGGTAAAATTGCTGGCCACATGTTGAAGCACGCGATGGGCGTCGGCCACGTCTTTTTCGCTGCCGCCTGCCATCAGCGTCAACTGCCCGATGAGCGCCTTGGGCGCGCCGCCGGAGAGCGGGCTATCTACCCAGCGCAGCCCCTTTTCTGCGGCTTCGGCCGCCAGTTCCTTTGTCGCCTCCGGATCGATGGAGGACATGTCGATGATCAGCGCGCCGGGCTTTGCACCCGCCGCCACGCCATCCTTGCCGAAAACGGCGATCCGGACGATCTTCGGCGAATTGAGGCTGAGGATCACGACATCGGAGGCGGATGCCGCTTCCGCCGCGGTGCCGGCGCTTCGCGCGCCGAGGCCGGTCAGCGCCGCCACTTTTTCCGCATCCAGATCGAAAACCGTCAGTTGATTGCCGGTTTCGATCAGCCGCGTGCCGATTGCCCCACCCATCGCGCCTGCGCCGATGAGGGCGACTTTGTTTTTCTCGGTCATGGTGTTCACGGCCTCCTCCCAAAGTGTCGTGGTGTCATCGGTCCGATTCCGGATGGCGGCCGCAGCCTGCCATCCGGAATGATGTTTTTCAAAGCGAGGCGGTGATGCCGCCGTCAACGTAGAGAATATGGCCGTTCACGAATGACGAGGCGTCGGACGACAGGAAAATGCAGGCGCCGACAAGCTCTTCGACCTTGCCCCAGCGACCGGCGGGCGTGCGCTTTTCAAGCCATGCGGAGAAGGTCTCGTCGGCCACCAGCGCCGCATTGAGAGGTGTGTCGAAATAGCCCGGCGCAATGGCATTGCATTGCAGGCCGTATTTCGCCCAGTCCGTCGCCATGCCTTTCGTCAGATTGCCGACAGCGCCCTTGGTGGCGGTGTAGGGCGCGATGCCGGGGCGGGCAAGAGCGGTCTGAACGCTGGCGATATTGATGATCTTGCCGCGTCCACGGGAAATCATGTGGCGTGCTGCCGCCTGTCCGGCGTGAAACACCGAGGCAATGTTGGTCTGCAAAAGACGCTCGAAGGCATCGGCTGGAAAATCCTCGAGCGGCGTGCGGTGCTGCATGCCGGCATTGTTGACCAGAATATCGATAGGGCCGACTTCAGCCTCGAAACCGTCGATAGCCTTGCGCACTGCTTCATGATCGGTGGCGTCGAAGGCAAGCGTTTTCGCACCCTTGATGCCGGCGGCGGCGGCTTTCAGCTTCGCTTCGTCGCGCCCGTTC
Encoded proteins:
- a CDS encoding NAD(P)-dependent oxidoreductase; its protein translation is MTEKNKVALIGAGAMGGAIGTRLIETGNQLTVFDLDAEKVAALTGLGARSAGTAAEAASASDVVILSLNSPKIVRIAVFGKDGVAAGAKPGALIIDMSSIDPEATKELAAEAAEKGLRWVDSPLSGGAPKALIGQLTLMAGGSEKDVADAHRVLQHVASNFTHMGPCGAGQTTKLINQVLCGLNFLAVAEATQLALDAGVDAAKIPQALKGGRADSAILQEYMPRYVAKDYRRTGRIDNMVKDLNGAQDLARRTNTAMPLTAVCAEVHRMLTAAGLGGEDQAALMEFFSGAKRTFPD
- a CDS encoding SDR family oxidoreductase, whose product is MGLNLFDLSGRRALITGSSQGIGFALAQGLAEAGAEVVLNGRDEAKLKAAAAGIKGAKTLAFDATDHEAVRKAIDGFEAEVGPIDILVNNAGMQHRTPLEDFPADAFERLLQTNIASVFHAGQAAARHMISRGRGKIINIASVQTALARPGIAPYTATKGAVGNLTKGMATDWAKYGLQCNAIAPGYFDTPLNAALVADETFSAWLEKRTPAGRWGKVEELVGACIFLSSDASSFVNGHILYVDGGITASL